A single Agrococcus sp. ARC_14 DNA region contains:
- a CDS encoding ParB/RepB/Spo0J family partition protein has product MNQPPDLLSQSHLDEIDPNWIRPNPDNPRRYFNEERLDLLRTSIQEVGILVPLIVYQDPESPSNYVLMDGERRWRCSADLGLERVPVNVIPAPNPLDNLLRMFNIHNVREDWPLISVALSLREVMKISGETGEKRLSEMTGVTRSSVRRARRLLSLPEAEIDLIRNEAHLARSEQVHREDLYLEIEAAESVLRSAAPNFAARHTRAEIIRAFAAKAEAKTLRAVTDFRLLARLSKALESDAIEGDLVDYALDELVTDVEVTPQEVFDSFAAEGYRQQTIAKKTEVLTGDLQQLMESGALSQTLTVELRLLYDLLNRILGGPR; this is encoded by the coding sequence GTGAATCAACCTCCCGACCTGCTTTCCCAGAGTCATCTCGACGAAATCGATCCGAATTGGATACGTCCAAACCCAGATAATCCACGACGCTATTTCAATGAAGAGCGGCTGGATCTGCTGCGGACCTCAATCCAAGAAGTCGGCATCCTCGTCCCGCTTATTGTCTACCAGGACCCTGAATCGCCCTCCAACTACGTCCTGATGGACGGCGAGAGAAGGTGGCGCTGCTCGGCTGACCTCGGCTTGGAGCGCGTGCCGGTCAACGTGATACCCGCCCCGAATCCTTTAGATAACCTCCTTCGGATGTTCAACATCCACAACGTGCGTGAAGATTGGCCGCTAATTAGCGTTGCGCTGTCACTACGTGAGGTCATGAAGATCTCTGGCGAGACTGGTGAGAAACGACTGTCAGAGATGACTGGGGTTACCCGATCGTCTGTGAGGCGCGCCCGCAGACTCCTCTCGCTACCTGAAGCAGAGATCGATCTGATTCGCAATGAAGCACACTTGGCTCGAAGTGAGCAGGTGCACCGCGAGGACCTGTACCTCGAGATCGAAGCAGCTGAGTCTGTACTACGGTCGGCGGCACCTAACTTTGCGGCACGGCACACTCGCGCCGAAATTATTCGTGCATTCGCCGCAAAGGCGGAAGCAAAGACACTCCGTGCAGTAACGGACTTCCGGCTACTGGCGAGGCTCTCAAAAGCGCTGGAGTCCGACGCCATCGAGGGCGACCTCGTCGACTACGCGCTTGATGAGCTTGTTACCGACGTTGAAGTTACCCCCCAGGAAGTATTCGATAGCTTCGCAGCTGAGGGATATCGGCAGCAAACAATCGCGAAGAAGACGGAGGTGCTAACAGGAGACCTCCAGCAGCTGATGGAGAGCGGCGCGCTATCGCAGACGCTGACAGTAGAGCTCAGGCTACTTTACGATCTCTTGAATCGCATCCTTGGAGGGCCTCGATGA
- a CDS encoding Dam family site-specific DNA-(adenine-N6)-methyltransferase produces the protein MRTIDHLSTDEVEAEPEATPWTRLDRNRLEERAAATLSTNPRPFIRWAGSKQRLLSQIVEHLPAKFRTYHEPFFGAGSMYFLLEPERAVINDSCEPLIDMYRTIAAHPQAVFAQFEDMDLLDREYYYMIRSSTKTDPIEAAARFIYLNRGSWNGLYRVNSSGAFNVPYGSPRSRTIIDWSHLAGASKQLRRAGTLIQSGDFEQSLATVAEGDLVFLDPPYASSKKREGFVDYNEKLFTWEDQVRLAKCADRLRSRGAHVIVTNAYNSAIKELYPKFREFALVRRSSLAANVKLRRPVAESLLVS, from the coding sequence ATGCGCACGATCGATCACCTCTCGACAGACGAGGTTGAAGCCGAACCTGAAGCGACACCTTGGACGAGACTGGATCGAAACCGCCTCGAAGAGCGAGCGGCAGCGACGCTTAGTACCAACCCGCGTCCGTTTATTAGATGGGCTGGCTCGAAACAGCGACTTCTATCTCAGATAGTTGAGCATTTGCCTGCCAAGTTTCGAACCTATCATGAGCCGTTCTTTGGCGCCGGATCAATGTATTTCTTGCTGGAACCAGAACGAGCCGTTATCAACGATTCGTGCGAGCCGTTGATCGATATGTACAGAACGATTGCTGCGCATCCTCAAGCAGTCTTCGCCCAGTTCGAAGATATGGATCTTCTCGACCGAGAATACTATTACATGATTCGCAGCTCCACAAAAACGGATCCGATCGAAGCCGCCGCTAGATTCATTTATCTGAATCGAGGCTCGTGGAACGGCCTTTACCGCGTCAACTCGAGCGGAGCATTCAACGTTCCCTACGGCAGCCCCCGGTCGCGAACTATTATCGACTGGTCGCATCTGGCGGGAGCGTCCAAGCAACTACGACGGGCCGGAACGCTAATACAATCCGGAGACTTCGAACAATCCCTCGCCACTGTCGCCGAGGGAGATCTTGTATTTCTCGATCCACCGTACGCTTCCAGCAAAAAACGCGAGGGCTTTGTCGACTACAACGAAAAGCTGTTTACTTGGGAAGATCAGGTTCGCCTAGCTAAATGCGCGGACCGACTTCGCTCTCGAGGTGCACACGTTATTGTGACGAATGCGTATAACTCGGCGATTAAGGAACTCTACCCAAAGTTTCGCGAGTTTGCCTTAGTGCGACGTAGCTCTTTGGCCGCAAACGTAAAACTTCGACGCCCCGTGGCCGAGAGTCTGTTGGTCTCGTGA
- a CDS encoding MurR/RpiR family transcriptional regulator yields the protein MGIADSARRMGGSLSETGRRALDHLLSDPQAMSQLTAAQVAAQLGVHETTLIRLASQLGYPGYRQFRTSLAEEGLEPVTSAGRMMSRPDDAYTLAALVDDEAAAMQRLARSVAQEEVDELAQRILDARAVYLFGPPYAAGSLDLLARRVRRVGIMPVVLPTSGRLIAEHLTSLTGDDLLLSFVFRRPDPRLARINAHAQSVGAATAVIADEAGLGLQPSPDQLLVAPRGPRSNQRSLVVPAVLIYALQFSVFHLARQRTSEALLLLDDLARTVGDDEPSHWG from the coding sequence ATGGGGATCGCCGACTCAGCCCGACGCATGGGAGGCAGCCTGTCCGAGACCGGACGGCGTGCTCTCGACCACCTGTTGAGCGACCCGCAGGCGATGTCGCAGCTCACGGCCGCGCAGGTCGCCGCACAGCTCGGCGTCCATGAGACGACGCTGATCCGGCTCGCCTCGCAGCTCGGCTACCCGGGCTATCGGCAGTTCCGCACGAGCCTCGCCGAGGAGGGCCTCGAGCCCGTCACGAGCGCCGGCCGCATGATGAGCCGGCCTGACGACGCCTACACGCTCGCCGCGCTGGTGGACGACGAGGCCGCCGCCATGCAGCGCCTCGCGCGCTCCGTCGCCCAGGAGGAGGTCGACGAGCTTGCGCAGCGCATCCTCGACGCTCGCGCCGTCTACCTCTTCGGCCCGCCCTACGCCGCCGGCTCGCTCGATCTGCTCGCCCGACGCGTGCGCCGCGTCGGGATCATGCCCGTGGTGCTCCCCACCAGCGGCCGGCTGATCGCCGAGCACCTGACCTCCCTCACCGGCGACGACCTCCTGCTGTCGTTCGTGTTCCGTCGTCCAGACCCGCGTCTGGCTCGCATCAACGCGCACGCGCAGAGCGTCGGCGCCGCGACCGCCGTCATCGCCGACGAGGCTGGCCTCGGCCTGCAGCCCAGCCCGGACCAGCTGCTCGTCGCGCCGCGCGGCCCGCGCTCGAATCAGCGATCGCTGGTCGTGCCCGCCGTGCTGATCTATGCGCTGCAGTTCTCGGTCTTCCACCTCGCGAGGCAGCGGACGAGCGAGGCTCTGCTCCTCCTCGACGACCTCGCGCGAACGGTGGGTGACGATGAGCCTTCGCACTGGGGTTGA
- a CDS encoding tripartite tricarboxylate transporter TctB family protein, protein MTHEEQPKAAVAELAWTPLTFRIANIVGAVLAIALAATILLASGDFAFRVRDLPGPAFFPVVIGVALLACSVAWLVLAIIGRLRPDDDTEPPPDRQALLRAGAALAVVGVSAFVLQPLGYPLTVAIAVTVLVLLARGRLRAAIPTGVGFAVASFLLVTTALGVQLPTGVLRPLLVGLL, encoded by the coding sequence ATGACCCACGAAGAGCAGCCGAAGGCGGCCGTCGCAGAGCTCGCATGGACGCCCCTCACGTTCCGCATCGCGAACATCGTCGGCGCCGTCCTCGCGATCGCGCTCGCCGCCACGATCCTGTTGGCGTCCGGCGACTTCGCGTTCCGAGTGCGCGATCTGCCGGGCCCAGCCTTCTTCCCCGTGGTCATCGGTGTCGCGCTGCTGGCCTGCTCCGTCGCTTGGCTCGTGCTCGCGATCATCGGTCGGCTGCGGCCGGATGACGACACCGAGCCGCCGCCGGACCGGCAGGCGCTCCTCCGCGCCGGCGCCGCGCTGGCTGTCGTCGGTGTCAGCGCCTTCGTGCTGCAGCCGCTCGGATATCCGCTCACGGTGGCGATCGCCGTGACCGTGCTCGTGCTGCTGGCCCGCGGTCGCTTGCGCGCAGCCATCCCCACGGGCGTTGGGTTCGCCGTGGCGAGCTTCCTGCTCGTCACCACCGCGCTCGGCGTGCAGCTTCCAACCGGGGTGCTCCGGCCGCTGCTCGTCGGTCTCCTCTAG
- a CDS encoding tripartite tricarboxylate transporter permease, translating into MDIFAQLLAGFQEVLSPINLLFALAGCVLGMVVGILPGFGPPAAMALLLPVTFVVGPIPGIIMIAAILYGSMYGGTITAVLLNVPGEPSSVATTLEGYTLAKQGRGGPALVIAAVGSFVGATVGIIGMVLFAPLAVAVLGLGARDYFAIGILGLSLVVGLSGRNVVKGLVCAFIGLAIGLVGLDPVLGTPRFTGGIPELFDGIDLVAVVMGLFGLSEMLIGLEQRASTGRIAKIGKIAPTKEDWKRSAGPMARGSIIGFFIGLLPGSPGTAATFFSYALERRVSKGRAQFGKGAIEGVAGPETANNSLGIATMVPMFTLGIPSSVTMAIMMGAFIVHGLTPGPLLFRDHPDVAWAIIASLFVGNVILLILNVPLIRVWLYILKIPYAILFALVVGLMILGAFLVTGAAFNILVLLASGVLGYVLRKLDVPLAPIALTMVLGSILEENLVRALLLSDGDVTTLVGSPFSAILLTAAVLVLCSAPFLGIVRKRLERRRARLMAEPSRAGETAVLPTTTSRTSTTPFEGE; encoded by the coding sequence GTGGACATCTTCGCTCAACTCCTCGCTGGGTTCCAGGAGGTGCTCAGCCCCATCAACCTCCTGTTCGCGCTCGCAGGATGCGTGCTCGGCATGGTCGTCGGCATCCTGCCCGGCTTCGGTCCGCCCGCCGCGATGGCGCTGCTGCTGCCCGTGACCTTCGTCGTCGGGCCTATCCCCGGCATCATCATGATCGCCGCGATCCTGTACGGCTCGATGTACGGCGGCACGATCACCGCGGTGCTGCTCAACGTGCCCGGCGAGCCGTCGTCGGTCGCGACCACGCTCGAGGGCTACACGCTCGCGAAGCAGGGGAGAGGCGGCCCGGCGCTCGTCATCGCCGCCGTCGGCTCGTTCGTCGGCGCGACCGTCGGCATCATCGGGATGGTGCTCTTCGCGCCGCTCGCGGTCGCCGTGCTCGGGCTCGGTGCCCGCGACTACTTCGCGATCGGCATCCTCGGACTCTCGCTCGTCGTCGGCCTCTCAGGCCGCAACGTCGTCAAGGGGCTCGTGTGCGCCTTCATCGGCCTCGCGATCGGCCTCGTCGGCCTCGACCCCGTGCTCGGCACCCCGCGATTCACCGGCGGCATCCCCGAGCTCTTCGACGGCATCGACCTCGTCGCCGTCGTCATGGGACTCTTCGGCCTCAGCGAGATGCTCATCGGCCTCGAGCAGCGGGCGTCGACGGGGCGCATCGCCAAGATCGGGAAGATCGCCCCCACGAAGGAGGACTGGAAGCGCTCGGCAGGCCCCATGGCACGAGGCAGCATCATCGGCTTCTTCATCGGTCTGCTGCCTGGCTCACCCGGCACGGCAGCCACCTTCTTCTCCTACGCGCTCGAGCGTCGTGTCTCGAAGGGGCGAGCGCAGTTCGGCAAGGGTGCCATCGAGGGCGTCGCCGGCCCTGAGACCGCCAACAACTCGCTCGGCATCGCGACCATGGTGCCGATGTTCACCCTGGGCATCCCCTCCTCGGTGACCATGGCGATCATGATGGGCGCCTTCATCGTTCACGGGCTCACGCCCGGCCCGCTGCTCTTCCGCGACCACCCCGACGTGGCGTGGGCGATCATCGCCAGCCTCTTCGTCGGCAACGTGATCCTGCTCATCCTCAACGTGCCGCTCATCCGCGTCTGGCTCTACATCCTCAAGATCCCCTACGCGATCCTGTTCGCGCTGGTCGTCGGGCTGATGATCCTCGGGGCCTTCCTCGTCACGGGCGCGGCCTTCAACATCCTCGTGCTGCTCGCCTCCGGCGTGCTCGGCTACGTGCTGCGAAAGCTGGATGTGCCGCTGGCGCCCATCGCGCTCACCATGGTGCTCGGCTCGATCCTCGAGGAGAACCTCGTGCGCGCGCTACTGCTCTCAGACGGCGACGTCACGACGCTCGTCGGCAGCCCGTTCTCGGCGATCCTGCTCACCGCCGCGGTGCTCGTGCTCTGCAGCGCCCCGTTCCTCGGGATCGTGCGCAAGCGACTCGAACGTCGCCGGGCGCGGCTCATGGCCGAGCCCAGCCGCGCCGGCGAGACCGCCGTGCTCCCCACCACCACGTCACGAACATCCACCACCCCATTCGAAGGAGAATGA
- a CDS encoding tripartite tricarboxylate transporter substrate binding protein — MKRHLAVAAIAALAIPAALSGCSSLSAGSDPGASADFPGSEPITLVMPFSAGGSTDLMLRGLVPFLEEELGTSVIVENTVGAGGQVALTAIAGAAPDGHTIGVTNLPSTLAYVNEDRQATYEQASFEPLATVNRFRGIIATSASGEWSTLEQVVEAAQAEPGSITVGVDGLGGDDHIFVTAFEEAADVEFTVVPFDDGSEKMTALIGNQIDLSFGSVPTFMAQIDSGNAVALAALDAEPIVGLEDVPTTSSFGYDVQWESYNVLSVPAGTAPEVRTVLEDAIEAASAAAAADADFTTQMENGGYEFGFQDSAWTVERWTELDARWRELVPIAISGE, encoded by the coding sequence ATGAAGCGACACCTCGCAGTCGCCGCAATCGCGGCGCTCGCCATCCCCGCAGCACTCTCGGGCTGCTCTTCGCTGTCTGCCGGCAGCGACCCCGGCGCGAGCGCCGACTTCCCCGGCTCCGAGCCGATCACGCTCGTGATGCCGTTCAGCGCAGGCGGGTCGACCGACCTCATGCTGCGGGGCCTCGTCCCGTTCCTCGAGGAGGAGCTCGGCACGTCGGTCATCGTCGAGAACACCGTCGGTGCCGGCGGCCAGGTCGCGCTCACCGCGATCGCAGGCGCGGCACCAGACGGCCACACGATCGGCGTCACGAACCTTCCCTCGACGCTTGCCTACGTCAACGAAGACCGCCAGGCGACCTACGAGCAGGCCAGCTTCGAGCCGCTCGCGACGGTCAACCGCTTCCGCGGCATCATCGCCACCTCCGCGTCCGGCGAATGGTCGACCCTCGAGCAGGTCGTGGAGGCCGCTCAGGCAGAGCCGGGTTCGATCACCGTCGGAGTCGATGGCCTCGGTGGCGACGACCACATCTTCGTCACGGCCTTCGAAGAGGCAGCCGACGTCGAGTTCACCGTCGTGCCCTTCGATGACGGCTCCGAGAAGATGACGGCCCTGATCGGCAACCAGATCGACCTCTCGTTCGGCTCGGTGCCGACGTTCATGGCCCAGATCGACTCCGGCAACGCGGTGGCGCTCGCCGCCCTCGACGCCGAGCCGATCGTCGGGCTCGAGGACGTCCCGACGACGTCGAGCTTCGGCTACGACGTGCAGTGGGAGTCGTACAACGTGCTCTCCGTGCCCGCCGGCACGGCGCCCGAGGTGCGCACCGTGCTCGAAGACGCGATCGAGGCGGCATCCGCTGCCGCTGCGGCAGACGCCGACTTCACCACCCAGATGGAGAACGGCGGGTACGAGTTCGGCTTCCAGGACTCCGCATGGACCGTCGAGCGCTGGACCGAGCTCGACGCCCGCTGGCGCGAGCTCGTGCCGATCGCGATCTCGGGCGAATAG
- a CDS encoding RraA family protein: MTETQTPTDARLGRLLELGTSTVYEGTGADWWVDPAIRPAWSGAKVVGPAYPVRAALGDNLALQRGVREAPAGSVLVVEAEGGAFGHWGGILTEIALLRGVLGLVIHGTVRDIDEVEGLGFPIFATGIAMRHAEKVDEGIIGEPIELAGRTVRVGDVVIADADGVVIVPSERVDEALSNGVARFEGERERIATIRSGEVPAMKVETPANG, from the coding sequence ATGACAGAGACACAGACACCCACGGATGCACGGCTCGGCCGCCTGCTCGAGCTCGGCACGAGCACGGTGTACGAAGGCACGGGCGCGGACTGGTGGGTCGACCCCGCCATCCGACCCGCATGGAGCGGAGCGAAGGTGGTCGGCCCCGCCTACCCCGTCCGCGCTGCGCTCGGCGACAACCTCGCGCTGCAGCGCGGCGTGCGCGAGGCACCGGCCGGATCGGTGCTGGTGGTCGAGGCCGAGGGCGGTGCCTTCGGGCACTGGGGCGGCATCCTCACCGAGATCGCGCTGCTGCGCGGCGTGCTCGGCCTCGTCATCCACGGCACCGTGCGCGACATCGATGAGGTCGAGGGCCTCGGCTTCCCGATCTTCGCCACCGGCATCGCCATGCGGCACGCCGAGAAGGTCGACGAAGGCATCATCGGCGAGCCGATCGAGCTGGCCGGCCGCACGGTGCGCGTCGGCGACGTGGTCATCGCCGATGCCGACGGCGTGGTCATCGTGCCCAGCGAGCGGGTCGACGAGGCGCTGTCGAACGGCGTTGCACGCTTCGAGGGCGAGCGCGAGCGGATCGCGACGATCCGCTCGGGTGAGGTGCCCGCGATGAAGGTCGAGACACCTGCCAATGGCTGA
- a CDS encoding DUF4862 family protein, with protein sequence MAEAADAREGWLVGAYAAAPSRVAWDPQVEQAFFDGIWALPGVVGLELPWKAGAFHSRDERWLLEHLRDDAQIVVTTAPDTSDRHRASASFGLAATDRAGRQSAIDATRALHEALPRLREATPDGRVIAVELHAAPRPEHGAASADALRASLEELASWDWGDTRLVVEHCDAWVAGQAPAKGYLPIEDELLVVDDLRRQGAQIGMAINWGRSVIERRDADAGRAHAALAADAGVLDGVVLSGASPEVTPVGGAWADAHAPFADVGQFSSSLLTAARAAATLEAAGSLRFRGVKVGAPATFTLEERLEIIARALGAVQAVTPIAP encoded by the coding sequence ATGGCTGAGGCGGCGGACGCGCGCGAAGGCTGGCTCGTCGGCGCGTACGCCGCCGCGCCCAGTCGGGTGGCGTGGGATCCGCAGGTGGAGCAGGCGTTCTTCGACGGGATCTGGGCGCTGCCCGGAGTCGTCGGGCTCGAGCTGCCGTGGAAGGCGGGCGCCTTCCACTCGCGTGACGAGCGCTGGCTGCTCGAGCATCTCCGTGACGACGCCCAGATCGTCGTGACGACCGCGCCCGACACGTCAGACCGACACAGGGCATCCGCATCATTCGGGCTCGCGGCGACCGACCGCGCGGGCCGTCAGTCGGCGATCGATGCCACCCGCGCACTGCATGAGGCGCTGCCGCGGCTGCGGGAGGCGACTCCCGACGGGCGTGTCATCGCGGTCGAGCTCCACGCGGCTCCGCGCCCCGAGCATGGCGCGGCATCGGCGGACGCCCTGCGCGCCAGCCTCGAGGAGCTCGCCTCCTGGGACTGGGGCGACACGAGGCTGGTCGTCGAGCACTGCGACGCGTGGGTCGCGGGGCAGGCGCCCGCCAAGGGGTATCTGCCGATCGAGGACGAGCTCCTGGTCGTGGACGACCTGCGCCGACAGGGTGCGCAGATCGGCATGGCGATCAACTGGGGCCGATCCGTCATCGAGCGCCGCGACGCCGACGCCGGTCGCGCCCATGCTGCGCTCGCCGCTGACGCAGGCGTGCTCGACGGCGTCGTGCTCTCGGGGGCCTCGCCGGAGGTCACGCCGGTCGGCGGGGCATGGGCCGATGCGCATGCGCCGTTCGCAGACGTCGGGCAGTTCTCGTCGTCGTTGCTGACGGCGGCGCGCGCCGCCGCGACGCTCGAGGCTGCCGGGTCGTTGCGCTTCCGGGGCGTGAAGGTCGGCGCTCCGGCGACCTTCACCCTCGAGGAGCGACTCGAGATCATCGCTCGAGCGCTCGGCGCCGTGCAGGCGGTCACGCCCATCGCACCGTGA
- a CDS encoding MFS transporter has translation MSTARPSRDEPRWRVSLAAQMLVIQISWVGVRIMLGYRAIELGADATFVALLASAFAAPALAGSVVVGRLADRFGGAIVTLLGSALMALGCIAPLAAQEQWLLLVSAGAAGLGSVGVFVGQQAFIAHRTRGLSSDGEFGNLATAASIGQLIAPPLITALAVMVASPTRPDTSLGLVLCGVAAALAIPTAVMLRKVDRESPSIQHAEAARSPLGVLRTPGLWRAIAVSSAMLVTMDLLYTFIPLWAAERDIDATVVGWLLALRALVSVASRLGLGRLVARFGRKAPLVLSMACGVVALGVLPVSDALGAIAVMVALGVCLGVPQPLTLAWVVEIVAVRDHGAALGLRMAGNRLAQTVIPLGMTLVAAPLGVAGVIWANAFVLALASGLAVASSPGGPGPKARERN, from the coding sequence GTGAGCACGGCACGGCCGTCGCGAGACGAGCCTCGCTGGCGCGTCTCGCTCGCCGCGCAGATGCTCGTGATCCAGATCTCCTGGGTCGGTGTGCGCATCATGCTCGGGTATCGCGCGATCGAGCTCGGCGCCGATGCGACGTTCGTGGCGCTGCTCGCGAGCGCGTTCGCCGCACCCGCGCTCGCGGGCTCCGTCGTCGTCGGGCGCCTCGCGGATCGCTTCGGCGGCGCCATCGTCACGCTGCTCGGCTCGGCGCTCATGGCTCTCGGATGCATCGCGCCGCTCGCGGCTCAAGAGCAATGGCTGCTGCTGGTCTCGGCCGGCGCCGCGGGCCTCGGCAGCGTGGGCGTGTTCGTCGGCCAGCAGGCGTTCATCGCGCATCGAACCCGCGGTCTCTCGAGCGATGGCGAGTTCGGAAACCTGGCGACGGCAGCATCGATCGGGCAGCTCATCGCGCCGCCGCTCATCACGGCGCTTGCCGTCATGGTCGCATCGCCCACTCGGCCCGACACCTCGCTCGGGCTCGTGCTGTGCGGTGTCGCCGCGGCGCTCGCGATCCCCACCGCAGTCATGCTGCGGAAGGTCGATCGCGAGTCCCCGAGCATCCAGCACGCAGAGGCCGCGCGAAGCCCCCTCGGCGTGCTGCGCACACCCGGCCTCTGGCGTGCGATCGCAGTGAGCAGCGCCATGCTCGTCACGATGGACCTGCTCTACACGTTCATCCCGCTCTGGGCCGCAGAGCGCGACATCGACGCCACCGTCGTCGGCTGGCTCCTCGCCTTGCGGGCGCTGGTCTCGGTCGCCAGCCGGCTGGGGCTGGGGCGGCTGGTGGCCCGCTTCGGGCGCAAGGCACCCCTCGTGCTCTCGATGGCATGCGGCGTCGTCGCCCTCGGGGTGCTCCCGGTCTCGGATGCGCTCGGCGCGATCGCCGTGATGGTCGCGCTGGGCGTGTGCCTGGGAGTGCCGCAGCCCCTCACGCTCGCATGGGTCGTGGAGATCGTCGCCGTGCGCGACCACGGTGCGGCGCTCGGCCTCCGGATGGCGGGCAACCGGCTCGCCCAGACCGTCATCCCGCTGGGGATGACCCTCGTCGCCGCACCGCTCGGCGTCGCAGGCGTCATCTGGGCGAACGCGTTCGTGCTCGCGCTCGCGTCGGGCTTGGCGGTGGCATCCAGCCCCGGCGGCCCGGGCCCGAAAGCCCGGGAGCGGAACTGA
- a CDS encoding thiamine pyrophosphate-binding protein, translating into MNTQTYAQAAAAGIWSSGAEHVGYIPSVTVAPVIHALVETDGGRDGVSEHVTPLSREEEAIGVLGALPLAGSFGAVVMQDNGFGNNLTALTTFSLSYHLPLLIVANTRGSLGEYNSMIHSISQHVPTILTTLGIPTLELDRRSSTDDWHDVIAEAGNHAKMTYRPVVVLASFWNTDGKVA; encoded by the coding sequence ATGAACACTCAGACCTACGCCCAGGCCGCAGCGGCCGGCATCTGGTCGAGCGGCGCGGAGCACGTCGGGTACATCCCCTCGGTCACAGTCGCCCCCGTCATCCATGCGCTCGTCGAGACCGATGGTGGTCGCGACGGCGTCTCCGAGCACGTCACCCCGCTGTCACGCGAGGAGGAGGCGATCGGCGTGCTCGGTGCTCTGCCGCTCGCGGGCAGCTTCGGCGCGGTGGTCATGCAGGACAACGGGTTCGGCAACAACCTCACCGCGCTCACGACGTTCTCGCTGTCGTACCACCTGCCGCTGCTCATCGTGGCGAACACCCGCGGCAGCCTGGGGGAGTACAACTCGATGATCCACTCGATCAGCCAGCACGTGCCGACGATCCTCACGACGCTCGGCATCCCCACGCTCGAGCTCGATCGTCGTTCCTCGACGGACGACTGGCACGACGTGATCGCCGAGGCCGGGAACCACGCCAAGATGACCTACCGGCCGGTCGTCGTCCTCGCATCCTTCTGGAACACGGACGGGAAGGTGGCATGA
- a CDS encoding thiamine pyrophosphate-dependent enzyme, which translates to MTMRRIEALTHLVELTEHDPLVVTCAATSRELASVADRDNHLYLLDSMGLVGSVATGLAIAAKGSDVRKVIGIEGDGSLLMNPNVLPTGGYLAPEKLFIVLLDNKVYGSTAGLPTYADRVDLGAVAAASGWTTGTADDEASLREEFARLVAAPGPTLLHVRIEAGNAADIAKLLVDPVSITLRFTAWMTARLAKQ; encoded by the coding sequence ATGACCATGCGCCGCATCGAAGCACTCACGCACCTCGTCGAGCTCACCGAGCACGACCCGCTCGTCGTCACCTGCGCGGCGACCAGCCGGGAGCTCGCGTCGGTCGCCGACCGCGACAACCACCTCTACCTCCTCGACTCGATGGGCCTGGTCGGATCGGTCGCCACGGGTCTCGCGATCGCGGCCAAGGGCAGCGATGTGCGCAAGGTCATCGGCATCGAGGGCGACGGCTCGCTGCTCATGAACCCGAACGTGCTGCCGACCGGCGGCTATCTCGCCCCGGAGAAGCTCTTCATCGTGCTGCTCGACAACAAGGTCTACGGCTCGACCGCGGGCCTGCCCACGTATGCCGACCGGGTCGACCTCGGCGCGGTCGCCGCCGCATCGGGCTGGACCACGGGCACGGCGGATGATGAGGCGAGCCTCCGCGAGGAGTTCGCGCGTCTCGTGGCGGCGCCGGGACCCACGCTGCTGCACGTGCGGATCGAAGCGGGGAACGCCGCCGACATCGCGAAGCTGCTCGTCGACCCCGTGTCGATCACGCTCCGCTTCACCGCCTGGATGACGGCGAGGCTCGCGAAGCAGTGA
- a CDS encoding TetR/AcrR family transcriptional regulator: MTTAGDVSETEAGVATTREGRPRQRAPRQDAIRNERALIEAVGQLLEESPEEATMPTVAERAGLSLATAYRYFPTLDQLHRRFMLSVVERAHATTSTYEERGRALFERILDHWIDVIEVYGPAMVLVRSREGFLTRFSEGEGQAMALDGMWGRAIRDLMAEAGVGEERYPLALALYNTLLNSREILDLRAGGRMEKPELVAHLSRVYRAALGGLAA, from the coding sequence GTGACCACCGCAGGCGACGTGAGCGAGACCGAGGCCGGTGTCGCGACCACGCGTGAGGGTCGACCCCGTCAACGGGCGCCGAGGCAGGACGCGATCCGCAACGAGCGAGCGCTGATCGAGGCCGTCGGTCAGCTGCTGGAGGAGTCGCCGGAGGAGGCGACGATGCCGACGGTCGCCGAGCGCGCCGGCCTCTCGCTTGCGACGGCATACCGCTACTTCCCGACGCTCGATCAGCTGCACCGACGCTTCATGCTCAGCGTCGTCGAGCGCGCCCACGCCACGACCTCCACATATGAGGAGCGCGGTCGTGCCCTGTTCGAGCGCATCCTCGACCACTGGATCGACGTCATCGAGGTGTACGGCCCGGCGATGGTGCTGGTGCGCTCGCGCGAGGGCTTCCTCACGCGGTTCAGCGAGGGCGAGGGTCAGGCGATGGCGCTCGATGGCATGTGGGGACGCGCGATTCGCGATCTCATGGCTGAGGCGGGCGTCGGTGAGGAGCGCTACCCGCTCGCGTTGGCGCTCTACAACACGCTGCTGAACTCGCGCGAGATCCTCGATCTGCGAGCGGGCGGCCGCATGGAGAAGCCCGAGCTCGTCGCCCATCTCTCCCGGGTCTACCGGGCGGCGCTCGGCGGCCTCGCGGCTTGA